One window from the genome of Thalassospira xiamenensis M-5 = DSM 17429 encodes:
- a CDS encoding SDR family oxidoreductase, producing MQSQKTVYVLGGYGLIGSACIRALVRDGFSVVGIGRSIDKGKQSNPAIEWREINISTASTQDWRELLSNADIIVNAAGALQNGARDNLIAIHETSIARITEAIGDSGKKFIQISAVGADIQASTDFMRTKARGDQIIMQSKLEWYVLRPSLVIARDAYGGTALLRAASAFPIVNMRIFPEVPVQIVSVDDVADAVVQAASGSIRPKLLTDITADECYAFDQLKTIIRKWLGFPDWRYRFDFPPFLLKAIGAFADILGWFGWRSPLRSNALAVLDTGITGNSSTWISNGGRPCKPLEQVLDTMPATIQERWFSRIYLLVPFSIAILSLFWISSGLIGFYAQQNAQNLLISRGVEPSLAHLFVFGGSVADLLLGLCALAKRTCKSACLAMIGLSLCYVFGSIVIAPDLWLDPMGPMIKVFPGIALSMITLAVLNER from the coding sequence ATGCAATCACAAAAGACTGTATACGTGCTTGGCGGTTATGGCCTGATCGGTTCCGCCTGTATCAGAGCCCTTGTAAGAGACGGCTTTTCCGTTGTTGGAATTGGCCGGTCGATAGACAAGGGAAAGCAATCCAATCCGGCGATAGAATGGCGAGAAATCAATATTTCCACTGCCAGCACCCAAGATTGGCGGGAATTGCTGTCCAATGCCGACATCATCGTCAATGCCGCAGGCGCACTGCAAAATGGCGCGCGTGACAACCTGATTGCGATTCATGAAACATCCATTGCCAGAATCACGGAAGCGATTGGAGATTCTGGCAAAAAATTCATTCAGATATCAGCCGTTGGTGCAGACATTCAGGCATCAACAGATTTCATGCGCACCAAAGCCCGCGGCGACCAGATCATCATGCAGTCCAAACTGGAATGGTATGTGTTACGCCCCAGTCTGGTGATCGCTCGTGACGCATATGGCGGCACGGCACTTCTACGTGCAGCATCGGCATTTCCCATCGTCAATATGCGCATCTTTCCTGAAGTCCCGGTTCAAATCGTCTCTGTTGACGATGTTGCAGATGCCGTGGTTCAGGCAGCGTCAGGATCAATACGGCCAAAACTGCTGACCGATATTACAGCGGACGAGTGTTATGCGTTTGATCAATTGAAGACAATAATCCGCAAATGGCTCGGCTTCCCGGACTGGCGATACCGTTTTGATTTTCCGCCCTTCCTGTTAAAAGCCATTGGCGCGTTTGCCGATATTCTGGGGTGGTTTGGCTGGCGATCCCCGCTGCGTAGCAATGCTCTTGCGGTACTCGATACAGGCATCACAGGCAATTCGAGTACGTGGATTTCAAATGGTGGCAGGCCATGCAAACCCCTTGAACAGGTACTTGATACGATGCCTGCAACCATTCAGGAACGCTGGTTTTCTCGTATCTATCTGTTGGTTCCTTTTTCTATCGCGATCTTGTCGCTGTTTTGGATTTCGTCAGGCTTGATCGGATTTTATGCGCAGCAAAATGCGCAAAACCTGCTGATTTCGCGTGGCGTTGAACCTTCCCTTGCGCACCTGTTTGTTTTTGGCGGTTCAGTCGCCGACCTTTTGCTTGGCCTATGCGCCCTTGCAAAAAGGACCTGCAAAAGCGCCTGCCTTGCAATGATAGGTTTATCGCTGTGTTACGTGTTTGGCAGTATCGTTATAGCACCCGACCTTTGGCTTGATCCAATGGGACCCATGATAAAAGTATTTCCGGGGATTGCCCTTTCCATGATCACACTGGCGGTTCTAAACGAAAGATGA
- the meaB gene encoding methylmalonyl Co-A mutase-associated GTPase MeaB — protein MTETAPKSVPQNAPETLRTVSGGPKGQPRKTVRRRVLSTDEIVDGILAGDRTILSRAITLVESRNARHFDQAQDVLSRLMPHTGGSQRIGITGVPGVGKSTFIEAFGKNLTKAGKKVAVLAVDPTSARSGGSILGDKTRMNELSIDPNAYIRPSPSSGYLGGVNRMTRETILLCEAAGFDVVLVETVGAGQSETMVAQMTDFFLVLMLPGAGDELQGIKKGVLEIADLIAVNKADADPAKAREAKREYSSALRILQPSSHHWRPQSIMVSALINDGLDQVWDLINQHRTIMENEGEFTAKRARQQRDWMWTMLRDRLLETFTAREDVAGRLKALEADVLAGSTNPTAAVEEMLGLIKTPHA, from the coding sequence GTGACAGAAACCGCGCCAAAGAGTGTACCCCAAAATGCACCGGAAACACTGCGCACCGTATCGGGCGGTCCCAAGGGCCAGCCCCGCAAAACGGTGCGCAGGCGGGTTCTTTCAACCGACGAGATTGTTGATGGCATTCTGGCCGGTGACCGCACCATTCTGTCACGCGCGATCACGCTGGTCGAAAGCCGCAATGCCAGACATTTTGATCAGGCGCAGGACGTTCTTTCGCGCCTGATGCCCCATACCGGCGGATCACAGCGGATCGGCATTACCGGCGTGCCCGGTGTCGGCAAATCCACCTTTATCGAGGCCTTTGGCAAAAACCTGACCAAGGCGGGCAAAAAGGTCGCCGTGCTGGCGGTTGACCCGACAAGTGCGCGGTCAGGTGGATCGATCCTGGGTGACAAGACCCGGATGAATGAACTTTCCATCGATCCCAATGCCTATATCCGCCCATCGCCCAGCAGCGGCTATCTTGGCGGGGTCAATCGCATGACCCGCGAAACCATTTTGCTATGCGAGGCGGCCGGTTTTGACGTGGTTCTGGTCGAAACCGTCGGGGCCGGTCAAAGCGAAACCATGGTCGCCCAGATGACCGATTTCTTTCTGGTCCTGATGCTGCCCGGTGCCGGGGACGAATTGCAGGGGATCAAGAAAGGCGTTCTTGAAATCGCCGATCTGATCGCGGTCAACAAGGCCGATGCCGACCCGGCCAAGGCGCGCGAAGCCAAACGCGAATATTCATCCGCCCTTCGCATCCTGCAACCCAGCAGCCATCATTGGCGACCGCAATCGATCATGGTTTCCGCCCTGATCAATGACGGCCTTGATCAGGTCTGGGATTTGATCAACCAGCACCGCACCATCATGGAAAACGAAGGCGAGTTCACTGCGAAACGGGCGCGTCAGCAACGCGACTGGATGTGGACCATGTTGCGCGATCGTTTGCTTGAAACCTTTACCGCCCGCGAAGATGTCGCCGGACGCCTCAAAGCCCTAGAAGCCGATGTTCTGGCCGGGTCAACCAACCCGACCGCCGCGGTCGAGGAAATGCTTGGGCTGATCAAGACACCACATGCTTGA
- a CDS encoding DUF2269 family protein, with product MIYEIVLFLHVIGAFVLFGTGAGIAFFFVISNRSGNPAFIAHTAGTVVLADGIFTATAAVAQPISGYILTQLVGWELSEGWIALSLGLYVFVGLFWLPVVWIQIKLRDLARIADSEQIPLQPAYRRLYRIWFAFGFPAFFAVLAIIWLMLTKPSF from the coding sequence ATGATTTACGAAATCGTTTTGTTCCTGCACGTTATCGGGGCGTTTGTTCTGTTTGGAACCGGTGCGGGAATAGCTTTCTTCTTCGTGATTTCAAACCGTTCAGGAAATCCCGCATTCATCGCGCACACAGCTGGCACTGTTGTTCTGGCAGATGGTATTTTCACCGCAACAGCAGCAGTCGCCCAACCCATTTCGGGTTATATCCTGACGCAGCTCGTTGGCTGGGAGCTGAGCGAAGGGTGGATTGCGCTGTCTTTGGGGTTATACGTGTTTGTCGGGCTATTCTGGCTTCCTGTCGTCTGGATTCAAATCAAACTCCGTGATTTGGCAAGAATTGCAGATTCCGAACAAATTCCCTTACAACCAGCCTATCGCCGTCTTTATCGCATTTGGTTCGCCTTTGGGTTTCCCGCATTTTTCGCGGTTCTGGCGATCATTTGGCTTATGCTGACCAAGCCTTCTTTCTGA
- a CDS encoding tRNA dihydrouridine synthase, giving the protein MTHLVLAPMEGLVDWRVRQLLSATGGFDLCVTEFIRVSQNLFPAHVFYRYCPELLQGGKTASGTPVLVQLMGHDPELMGENAAFAASLGAPGIDINFGCPSKTVNKREAGASLLKCPDNLFNIVSAVRRAVPDHIPVSAKIRLGYADKELFLDNSRAVEAAGAQHLTVHARTKLEGYKPPAHWEYLARIRDAISIPMTANGEIWTVEDYAKCRDISGCTSFMLGRGAIAAPDIANRIKAFETGQNLEKQSWSDVLTMLLTYIDLMSADDTTENHQAGRIKQWVAMIRKGHEQAADCFDEIKRIRDIHELRAKLTIDRDNPENQRPNVPIAAE; this is encoded by the coding sequence ATGACGCATCTGGTGCTTGCACCAATGGAAGGACTGGTCGACTGGCGCGTTCGGCAATTGCTGAGTGCGACGGGCGGGTTTGACCTGTGCGTGACCGAGTTTATCCGTGTGTCGCAAAACCTGTTTCCGGCCCATGTGTTTTACCGTTACTGCCCCGAATTGCTTCAGGGCGGCAAAACGGCATCGGGCACGCCGGTTCTGGTGCAGTTGATGGGGCATGATCCCGAACTGATGGGTGAAAATGCCGCCTTTGCCGCATCCCTTGGCGCACCGGGGATCGATATCAATTTCGGCTGTCCGTCCAAGACGGTGAATAAACGCGAAGCCGGTGCATCGCTTTTGAAATGCCCCGACAACCTGTTCAACATTGTTTCGGCCGTTCGCCGTGCGGTTCCCGATCATATCCCGGTCAGTGCAAAAATCCGTCTGGGTTATGCCGACAAGGAACTGTTTCTGGACAATTCGCGCGCGGTTGAGGCCGCCGGTGCCCAGCACCTGACAGTGCATGCCCGCACCAAGCTTGAGGGATACAAACCGCCCGCACATTGGGAATATCTGGCGCGCATCCGCGACGCCATTTCAATCCCGATGACCGCCAATGGCGAAATCTGGACGGTCGAGGATTACGCGAAATGCCGCGATATTTCCGGCTGCACATCCTTCATGCTGGGCCGCGGGGCGATTGCCGCCCCGGATATCGCCAATCGGATCAAGGCGTTTGAGACCGGTCAGAATCTCGAAAAACAAAGCTGGTCAGATGTCCTGACGATGCTTTTGACCTATATCGATCTGATGAGTGCCGATGACACCACCGAAAACCATCAGGCCGGGCGCATCAAGCAATGGGTGGCGATGATCCGCAAGGGGCATGAACAGGCCGCCGATTGCTTTGACGAGATCAAGCGCATTCGCGACATTCACGAACTTCGCGCCAAACTGACCATAGACCGCGATAACCCGGAAAATCAGCGGCCAAATGTTCCGATTGCCGCCGAATAG
- the scpA gene encoding methylmalonyl-CoA mutase, translated as MTRIPDFSNLPLFDRATSGPTSPVNTAPWTTPEGIDVKAVFGADDLVGLDHLNTMPGMPPFLRGPYPTMYVQQPWTIRQYAGFSTAEESNAFYRRNLAAGQKGLSIAFDLATHRGYDSDHPRVTGDVGMAGVAIDSIYDMRTLFDGIPLDQMSVSMTMNGAVLPVMALYIAAAEEQGVKHEQLSGTIQNDILKEFMVRNTYIYPPKPSMRIISDIFAFTSQNMPKFNSISISGYHMQEAGATADLELAYTLADGIEYARAGQAAGLPIDKFAPRLSFFWAIGMNFFMEIAKMRAARMIWAKLIKQFDPQNPKSLSLRTHSQTSGWSLTAQDVFNNVIRTCVEAMASTQGHTQSLHTNALDEALALPTDFSARIARNTQLFLQQESGTTKVIDPWGGSYYVERLTRDLAEKAWAHILEVEEQGGMAKAIEAGIPKMRIEEAAARTQARIDSGRQTLVGVNKYRATDDRPVDVLQVDNAEVRRQQIAKLERLRAERNNADVEAALTALTNAADQGNGNLLDLAVQAARSKCTVGEISDALEKVYGRHQAVIRSISGVYKTEVGADNEALAKVDRLVNEFEQSEGRRPRILIAKMGQDGHDRGQKVIATAFADLGFDVDIGPLFQTPEEAARQAVENDVHIVGASSLAAGHLTLVPQLRAELDKLGREDIMIVAGGVIPPQDFDKLYEAGAEAIFPPGTVIAEAACDLLEKLKESTSEEAA; from the coding sequence ATGACCCGGATTCCGGACTTTTCCAATCTGCCGCTGTTTGATCGTGCTACTTCCGGCCCGACCAGCCCGGTCAATACAGCGCCCTGGACCACGCCCGAAGGCATCGATGTCAAAGCGGTGTTTGGCGCGGATGATCTGGTGGGACTTGATCATCTCAACACCATGCCGGGCATGCCGCCCTTCCTGCGCGGTCCCTATCCGACCATGTATGTCCAGCAACCCTGGACGATCCGGCAATATGCCGGTTTTTCGACCGCCGAAGAATCCAACGCATTTTATCGCCGAAACCTCGCCGCCGGCCAAAAGGGCCTGTCGATTGCCTTCGACCTTGCCACCCATCGCGGCTATGACAGCGACCACCCGCGGGTAACCGGTGATGTCGGCATGGCCGGTGTGGCAATTGACAGCATCTATGACATGCGGACCCTTTTTGATGGCATTCCGCTCGATCAGATGTCGGTCTCCATGACCATGAATGGTGCGGTCCTGCCGGTGATGGCGCTGTATATCGCGGCTGCCGAAGAACAGGGCGTGAAACATGAACAGCTTTCAGGCACCATTCAGAATGACATTCTGAAGGAATTCATGGTCCGCAATACCTATATCTATCCGCCGAAACCCTCGATGCGGATCATTTCGGACATCTTTGCCTTTACCTCGCAAAACATGCCGAAATTCAATTCGATCTCGATTTCCGGCTATCACATGCAGGAAGCTGGGGCCACGGCGGACCTTGAACTGGCCTATACCCTGGCCGATGGCATCGAATATGCCCGTGCCGGTCAGGCTGCTGGTCTTCCGATTGATAAATTCGCGCCGCGTCTGTCGTTCTTCTGGGCGATTGGCATGAATTTCTTTATGGAAATCGCCAAAATGCGCGCCGCCCGCATGATCTGGGCCAAGCTGATCAAACAGTTCGATCCGCAGAACCCCAAATCCCTGTCACTGCGCACGCACAGTCAGACATCGGGCTGGTCACTGACAGCACAGGATGTATTTAACAACGTCATCAGAACATGCGTTGAGGCAATGGCATCAACCCAAGGCCACACGCAGTCGCTTCATACCAACGCCCTTGACGAGGCATTGGCCCTGCCGACCGATTTTTCGGCCCGCATTGCCCGCAATACGCAGCTTTTCCTGCAACAGGAAAGCGGCACGACCAAGGTCATCGATCCGTGGGGCGGGTCCTATTATGTTGAACGTCTGACCCGTGATCTGGCGGAAAAGGCATGGGCCCATATTCTTGAGGTCGAAGAACAGGGCGGCATGGCCAAGGCGATTGAAGCCGGCATTCCGAAAATGCGCATCGAAGAAGCGGCTGCGCGCACACAGGCCCGCATCGATAGCGGCCGACAGACACTGGTCGGTGTGAACAAATACCGTGCTACCGATGATCGCCCGGTCGATGTTTTGCAGGTCGATAATGCCGAAGTCCGCCGTCAGCAGATCGCCAAGCTGGAACGTCTGCGTGCCGAACGCAACAATGCGGATGTTGAAGCCGCCCTTACCGCCCTGACCAATGCCGCCGATCAGGGGAATGGCAACCTTCTTGATCTTGCCGTGCAGGCCGCCCGGTCGAAATGCACGGTGGGCGAGATTTCCGACGCGCTTGAAAAGGTTTATGGCCGTCATCAGGCGGTGATCCGGTCAATTTCGGGGGTCTATAAAACCGAAGTCGGTGCCGATAACGAAGCACTGGCCAAGGTTGACCGGCTGGTAAACGAGTTCGAACAATCCGAAGGCCGCCGCCCGCGCATCCTGATTGCCAAAATGGGGCAGGACGGGCATGACCGCGGCCAGAAAGTCATCGCAACCGCCTTTGCCGATCTTGGCTTTGACGTCGATATCGGCCCGCTGTTCCAGACACCCGAAGAAGCCGCGCGGCAGGCGGTTGAAAACGATGTCCATATCGTCGGTGCCAGTTCGCTTGCAGCCGGTCACCTGACACTCGTGCCGCAGCTTCGTGCGGAACTGGACAAGCTTGGCCGCGAAGACATCATGATCGTTGCCGGTGGTGTTATCCCACCGCAGGACTTTGACAAACTTTACGAAGCCGGGGCAGAGGCGATCTTCCCGCCGGGAACCGTGATTGCCGAAGCGGCCTGTGACCTGTTAGAAAAGCTGAAGGAATCAACGTCCGAGGAAGCGGCCTGA